Proteins encoded in a region of the Elizabethkingia bruuniana genome:
- the mnmE gene encoding tRNA uridine-5-carboxymethylaminomethyl(34) synthesis GTPase MnmE, with product MNKETICALATANGMGAIGVIRVSGDDSFRIVNTVFEGKNLEKATSHTVHYGFIKDADEVIDEVMVAVFHAPKTFTTENSVEISFHGSPHIAKRILEVLIKNGARMAKAGEFTLRAFMNGRIDLSQAESIADLIASENEASRKVALNQLKGGISQEISLLRTDLLNFTSLIELELDFAEEDVEFADRTALSGLLNKIEYKLSSLIESFQYGNAIKNGTAVAIIGKPNAGKSTLLNALLKEERAIVSNIAGTTRDTIEEVLHIKGHAFRLIDTAGLRETMDEIEAIGVQKAKEKVAQAEVLVYLADAATADFSEDFEMLRSLLRDKLELIICLTKIDEVVPTQFEAIENLFRKEINHPFDFIKISALENRNIQELKNELSSFVEQMKSEEGNVVITNQRHFEALQRSLDAVNRVKEAVSSQITTELLAYELRNAIEYLGEISGEFTNDEVLGNIFSKFCIGK from the coding sequence ATGAATAAAGAGACTATCTGTGCTTTAGCTACTGCCAACGGAATGGGTGCTATCGGGGTGATCCGGGTTTCCGGAGACGATTCTTTTCGTATTGTAAATACTGTATTTGAAGGTAAAAACCTGGAAAAGGCAACTTCTCATACCGTACATTATGGCTTTATAAAAGATGCAGATGAAGTAATCGACGAGGTAATGGTTGCGGTATTTCATGCTCCAAAAACTTTTACCACCGAAAACTCTGTGGAAATCTCTTTTCATGGTTCGCCACACATTGCCAAAAGAATACTGGAGGTGCTGATTAAAAACGGTGCCCGTATGGCAAAAGCCGGAGAATTTACGCTTCGTGCTTTTATGAATGGCAGAATCGACCTTTCACAGGCGGAATCTATTGCCGATCTTATCGCTTCTGAAAATGAAGCTTCCAGAAAAGTGGCTTTGAATCAGCTGAAAGGTGGTATCTCTCAGGAAATCTCTTTATTGCGTACAGACTTACTGAACTTCACTTCACTGATTGAACTGGAATTGGACTTTGCTGAGGAAGATGTAGAGTTTGCGGACAGAACTGCACTCAGCGGGCTGTTGAATAAAATAGAATATAAACTCAGTTCTCTTATCGAGAGTTTCCAATATGGAAATGCCATTAAAAATGGTACTGCCGTAGCTATTATCGGTAAACCCAATGCTGGAAAATCGACATTACTAAACGCATTACTAAAAGAAGAGCGCGCTATTGTCAGCAATATTGCCGGAACCACCCGTGATACGATTGAGGAAGTTTTACACATCAAAGGTCATGCTTTCCGACTAATTGATACGGCTGGTCTTCGTGAGACAATGGATGAGATTGAGGCGATTGGTGTACAAAAAGCTAAAGAAAAAGTAGCACAAGCAGAAGTACTGGTTTACCTTGCTGATGCGGCAACAGCTGATTTCTCTGAAGATTTCGAGATGTTGAGATCCCTGCTACGCGACAAACTGGAATTAATTATCTGCCTTACTAAAATAGACGAAGTTGTTCCTACACAGTTTGAGGCTATTGAAAATCTTTTCCGCAAAGAGATTAACCATCCTTTTGATTTTATAAAAATATCGGCACTGGAAAACCGCAATATTCAGGAGCTTAAAAATGAGTTATCCTCTTTTGTAGAGCAAATGAAATCCGAAGAAGGCAATGTAGTGATTACCAATCAACGTCACTTCGAAGCTCTACAAAGATCTCTGGATGCTGTTAATCGGGTAAAAGAAGCGGTTTCTTCACAGATTACTACCGAACTCCTCGCCTACGAACTCCGAAATGCTATAGAATACCTTGGTGAAATCTCCGGGGAATTTACAAACGACGAGGTACTGGGAAATATCTTTAGTAAGTTTTGTATCGGGAAGTAG
- a CDS encoding DNA/RNA helicase domain-containing protein — protein sequence MKNFTITEEYDFDHLTETKINNNHKDYLSWPIVYFLKNKNTKSAYVGETTNVLTRINTHLKSEEKKQLSSVNLILSDLFHKSATLDLESNLIKYISADGQYSLQNGNLGISNHQYYEKKVYWDLFKDIWDELRQIGITRHSLDFINNSDLFKYSPYKSLSKEQIKGLKMILNCLLDENAKVSLIHGGAGTGKSILAIFLFKLLKTDLEDFNYADFDEDDEELFSLLKEVKKKFKDLNMALVIPMASFRKTISNVFKNVNGLSGKMVIGPSDLANNKYDLIIVDEGHRLRRRVNLGSYFGTFDKNCEKLGLDKSTSSELDWVILQSNTSIIFYDQYQSIKPSDTTRDSFKKLELEPYTRIEKLKTQLRVRGGNEYIKLVHKIFDEPQSLPSKVHKTNDYEFYLFDDLSQMIDRIKKKDEFHGLSRMVAGYAWEWVSNKDSEAYDIVIGENQLKWNSVSVDWINSANSLNEIGCIHTTQGYDLNYTGVIIGPELDYDFASGKFIVEKQKYKDKNGKNSILNEEELLDFIINIYKTILQRGIQGTYVYVCNDNLRRFLKQFIQPFTSSTQQNSIQISDIPSENSIPFYNLNIAAGSFSELQELENIKYIELDDINNKDDYFACTVIGESMNKIIPNGSICLFKKYSGGSRNGLITLVEGRNITDIEFGSNYTIKEYSSKKVTDEEGWRHEEIILLPKSNDLSFKPITLRDEETIDFNVLGIFVKILK from the coding sequence ATGAAGAATTTTACAATTACTGAGGAGTACGATTTTGATCACCTCACAGAAACTAAAATAAACAACAATCACAAAGACTACTTATCCTGGCCGATAGTTTATTTTTTGAAAAATAAAAATACCAAATCTGCCTATGTAGGAGAAACCACAAATGTATTAACCAGAATTAATACTCACCTAAAATCAGAAGAAAAGAAACAGCTTTCATCAGTAAATCTTATTTTAAGCGATCTATTCCATAAATCGGCCACATTAGATTTGGAATCCAATCTGATCAAATATATTTCAGCTGATGGACAATACTCCTTACAAAATGGTAATCTCGGAATTTCCAATCATCAATATTATGAAAAGAAAGTATATTGGGATTTATTCAAAGATATTTGGGACGAACTAAGACAGATAGGCATAACCCGACATTCTCTGGACTTTATTAATAATTCAGACCTTTTTAAATATTCTCCTTACAAATCTCTTTCTAAAGAACAGATAAAAGGATTGAAAATGATTTTGAATTGTTTGCTGGATGAAAATGCCAAAGTAAGTCTTATTCATGGAGGAGCCGGGACGGGTAAATCTATTTTGGCCATTTTCTTATTTAAGTTATTGAAAACAGACTTAGAAGATTTCAACTATGCGGACTTTGATGAAGATGATGAAGAGCTTTTCTCTTTATTAAAAGAGGTTAAAAAGAAATTTAAAGATTTAAATATGGCACTGGTGATCCCTATGGCGTCATTCAGAAAAACCATTTCTAATGTATTTAAAAATGTAAATGGTTTATCAGGAAAAATGGTAATAGGACCTTCAGATTTAGCCAATAATAAATATGATCTTATTATAGTTGATGAAGGACATCGTCTGAGGAGACGGGTTAACTTGGGTTCATATTTTGGAACATTTGATAAGAATTGTGAAAAACTGGGTTTAGATAAATCTACCTCATCCGAACTAGATTGGGTTATTTTACAAAGTAATACATCAATTATTTTTTACGACCAATATCAATCTATAAAACCATCTGATACCACTAGAGATAGTTTCAAGAAATTGGAATTAGAGCCTTATACGCGTATTGAAAAATTAAAAACTCAACTTCGGGTTCGTGGAGGGAATGAATATATAAAATTAGTTCATAAAATTTTTGATGAACCTCAATCTCTTCCTTCGAAAGTCCATAAAACTAATGACTACGAATTCTATCTTTTTGATGACTTATCCCAAATGATTGATAGAATAAAAAAGAAAGATGAATTTCATGGTTTATCAAGAATGGTAGCAGGATATGCTTGGGAATGGGTATCAAATAAAGATTCTGAAGCTTATGATATTGTTATTGGTGAAAATCAGTTGAAATGGAACAGTGTTTCCGTAGACTGGATCAATTCTGCCAATTCTCTTAATGAAATAGGATGTATTCATACAACACAAGGATATGACCTGAATTACACCGGTGTTATTATAGGGCCTGAATTAGACTACGATTTTGCGTCTGGAAAATTTATTGTTGAGAAACAAAAATACAAGGATAAAAACGGTAAAAATTCTATTCTGAACGAAGAAGAATTATTAGATTTCATCATCAACATCTATAAAACAATACTACAACGTGGAATCCAAGGAACATATGTTTACGTTTGTAACGATAATCTAAGACGTTTTCTTAAACAATTTATACAACCTTTTACTTCATCTACACAACAGAATTCAATACAAATTTCAGATATTCCTTCCGAAAATTCAATTCCATTCTATAACCTTAATATTGCTGCGGGATCCTTTTCCGAATTACAGGAATTAGAGAATATAAAATACATAGAATTAGATGACATAAATAATAAAGATGATTATTTTGCATGCACTGTAATAGGTGAATCAATGAATAAAATTATACCTAATGGTAGCATCTGTTTATTTAAAAAATATTCCGGAGGTTCACGTAATGGCTTAATCACATTAGTTGAAGGAAGAAATATTACCGATATTGAATTTGGCAGCAACTATACTATTAAAGAATATTCCAGCAAAAAAGTAACAGATGAAGAAGGCTGGCGTCATGAGGAAATAATCTTATTACCAAAATCAAATGATCTCAGTTTCAAACCAATTACTCTTAGAGATGAGGAAACAATTGACTTTAATGTTTTAGGTATTTTTGTCAAAATATTGAAATAA
- a CDS encoding nucleotide pyrophosphohydrolase, whose protein sequence is MIDKSTIEKLLKFRDERDWEQFHNSKDLALALSIEASELLEVFLWKNNEDFNKDKLEEELADVFMYGLLLANKNNIDINSIILKKLQRNNEKYPVDKAKGKSNKYDEL, encoded by the coding sequence ATGATAGATAAAAGTACAATAGAAAAACTTCTAAAATTTCGTGATGAGCGTGATTGGGAACAATTTCATAACTCAAAAGATTTAGCATTAGCCTTATCTATTGAAGCTTCTGAGCTTTTAGAAGTATTTTTATGGAAAAATAATGAAGATTTTAATAAAGATAAATTAGAAGAAGAACTAGCCGACGTATTCATGTATGGTTTACTTCTTGCCAATAAAAATAATATAGACATCAATAGTATTATTTTAAAAAAACTACAAAGAAACAACGAAAAATATCCTGTAGATAAGGCAAAAGGGAAATCGAATAAGTACGATGAATTGTAA
- a CDS encoding aminopeptidase P family protein, with product MTSKEKIAALRSAMHNNNIDAFIVYSADPHMSEYLPQEWQERSWLSGFTGSAGFVVITKDKAGLWTDGRYFTQAPIELEGSGIDLFKDGIEGTPNYIDWIISEIPAGGKVAVNALATSHSNWEALDSKFSAKNITLTDLPLLKEIWTDRGIAAKNPIYVHPVERAGQSVSDKIATIRQKMEDQHADVHIISSLDDVAWTLNLRGSDVQSNPVFLGYIVLSKNDAILFTDLEKLDTDARRQMDESGVKMMPYDEFFNHLRQIKQQNILVSPNSNQSVFDTLKDANTFIKTAVPGNLMKAQKNEAELNGFRTVMERDGVAMVKFLYWLTHQAGKEPMNEYSIGEKLRGFRAEGANFVGESFGSIIGYKGNGAIIHYSAKAEGSKEVTNDSSILVDSGGQYLEGTTDITRTLALGAVTDEFKKDSTLVLQGMIRLSMVKFPKGTRGVQLDAFARLPLWMAGKDYNHGTGHGVGSFMNVHEGPQSIRKDLNPQELLPGMVLSNEPGYYVVNQYGIRHENLIAVREAETTEWNTFYEFETLTLCPFFKDIIVKEILSADEIQWLNSYHKTCEEKLAPHLEEDVKNWFLELVSPL from the coding sequence ATGACTTCAAAAGAAAAAATTGCAGCATTGCGTAGCGCTATGCACAACAATAATATCGACGCTTTCATTGTCTATTCAGCAGACCCACATATGAGTGAATACTTACCTCAGGAATGGCAGGAAAGATCTTGGCTTTCAGGCTTTACAGGTTCCGCAGGTTTTGTGGTTATCACCAAAGACAAAGCCGGACTATGGACTGACGGAAGGTATTTTACACAAGCTCCTATTGAACTGGAAGGTTCGGGTATCGATTTATTCAAAGATGGTATCGAAGGAACTCCAAACTATATCGACTGGATTATTTCTGAAATCCCTGCAGGTGGTAAAGTAGCAGTAAATGCATTGGCTACTTCTCACAGCAACTGGGAGGCTCTTGATTCAAAATTCAGTGCTAAAAATATTACTCTAACAGATCTTCCTTTACTTAAAGAGATCTGGACAGATCGTGGCATTGCAGCAAAAAATCCAATCTATGTACATCCGGTAGAAAGAGCCGGACAGTCGGTTTCAGATAAAATTGCAACTATCCGCCAGAAGATGGAAGATCAGCATGCTGATGTACATATTATTTCCAGTCTGGATGATGTAGCATGGACATTGAACCTTAGAGGAAGTGACGTACAGTCTAATCCTGTATTCTTAGGTTATATTGTACTGTCTAAAAATGATGCTATCCTTTTCACTGATCTTGAAAAATTGGATACCGATGCCCGCAGGCAAATGGATGAGTCTGGAGTGAAGATGATGCCTTATGATGAATTTTTCAATCACCTGAGACAAATAAAACAACAAAATATACTTGTTTCACCAAACAGCAATCAGTCTGTTTTCGATACATTAAAGGATGCCAATACCTTCATCAAAACTGCTGTTCCGGGAAATCTGATGAAAGCTCAGAAAAATGAAGCTGAATTAAATGGTTTCCGTACCGTAATGGAAAGGGATGGTGTTGCTATGGTAAAATTTCTGTATTGGCTAACACATCAGGCAGGTAAAGAACCGATGAACGAATACAGCATTGGTGAAAAACTAAGAGGCTTCCGTGCAGAAGGTGCTAACTTTGTAGGTGAAAGTTTTGGCAGCATTATCGGTTATAAAGGTAATGGTGCCATTATCCACTACTCAGCAAAAGCTGAAGGTAGCAAGGAGGTAACCAATGACAGCAGTATCCTTGTAGATTCCGGCGGTCAGTACCTTGAAGGGACAACCGATATCACCCGTACTTTGGCATTAGGAGCTGTGACTGATGAGTTCAAGAAAGACTCAACATTGGTATTACAGGGCATGATCAGACTCTCTATGGTGAAGTTCCCGAAAGGAACCAGAGGTGTACAACTGGATGCCTTTGCAAGATTACCACTATGGATGGCTGGGAAAGATTACAATCACGGAACCGGACATGGTGTAGGAAGTTTTATGAATGTTCATGAGGGTCCTCAGAGTATTCGTAAAGACCTTAATCCACAAGAATTGCTTCCGGGAATGGTATTATCTAACGAACCCGGCTATTATGTAGTTAATCAGTATGGTATTCGTCATGAAAACCTTATTGCAGTAAGAGAGGCTGAAACAACAGAATGGAATACTTTCTATGAGTTTGAGACGTTAACTTTATGCCCATTCTTTAAGGATATTATTGTAAAGGAAATTCTTTCTGCAGATGAAATTCAGTGGCTGAACAGCTACCATAAAACTTGTGAAGAGAAACTTGCTCCTCATCTTGAAGAGGATGTTAAAAACTGGTTCTTGGAATTAGTAAGTCCGTTATAG